The Sphingobium sp. BYY-5 genome contains a region encoding:
- the thrS gene encoding threonine--tRNA ligase, which produces MLKITLPDGSVREVAPGTTPADIAAAIGPGLAKAAIAARVDGELRDITRPLETDAQLALVTGKDEADALELARHDFAHVLAEAVQALFPGTQITFGPSTDDGFYYDFAPKDHPFTEEDLPAIEAKMREIIAADKPLVREVMDRDSLIAAWRAMGEDYKAEWAAELPQGEELTIYRSGDDWYDMCRGPHLASTGKLDPAAFKLTRVSGAYWRGDQKNAMLSRIYGTGWLNKKQLAEHLTRLEEAGKRDHRKLGAEMDLFHLQQEAHGSVFWHPKGYIIWRQLESYMRRAIDDAGYREVKTPQVMDARQWEVSGHWGKYRENMFVIPDEVPNVEDEGPLVSNDADWMALKPMNCPAHVLIFRQGIKSYRDLPLRFYENGCCHRNEPHGALHGLMRVRQFTQDDAHIFCREDQIVEEVRAFCALADRIYKDFGFTYSIKLALRPEKRFGSEEMWDKAEEELRNAVAAAGLNTPEFGWEELPGEGAFYAPKLEWHLTDAIGRTWQVGTIQSDRVLPERLDASYVGEDGERHRPVMLHRAIFGSYERFIGILIEHYAGKFPLWLAPVQAVVATIVSDADDYANQAVDKLRAAGIRAELDIRNEKINYKVREHSLAKVPNLLVVGRRESDEGTVALRELGKEGQSVLSLDDVIARLAKEAQAPDMR; this is translated from the coding sequence ATGCTCAAGATCACCCTGCCCGATGGTTCCGTGCGTGAAGTCGCGCCCGGCACTACCCCGGCGGACATTGCGGCGGCGATCGGGCCTGGTCTGGCCAAGGCCGCCATTGCCGCGCGCGTCGACGGCGAGCTGCGCGACATCACGCGCCCGCTGGAGACTGACGCGCAACTGGCGCTGGTGACGGGCAAGGATGAAGCCGATGCGCTGGAACTGGCGCGGCACGACTTTGCCCATGTGCTGGCCGAAGCGGTGCAGGCGCTGTTCCCGGGGACGCAGATCACCTTCGGCCCGTCGACCGACGACGGCTTCTATTATGACTTCGCGCCGAAAGACCACCCTTTCACCGAGGAAGACCTGCCGGCGATCGAAGCGAAGATGCGGGAGATCATCGCCGCCGACAAGCCGCTGGTGCGCGAGGTGATGGACCGCGACTCGCTGATCGCCGCCTGGCGCGCCATGGGCGAAGACTATAAGGCCGAATGGGCCGCCGAACTGCCGCAAGGCGAGGAACTGACCATCTACCGGTCGGGTGACGACTGGTACGACATGTGCCGTGGCCCACACCTCGCCTCGACGGGGAAGCTGGACCCCGCCGCCTTCAAGCTGACGCGCGTGTCGGGCGCTTACTGGCGCGGCGACCAGAAGAATGCGATGCTGTCGCGCATCTACGGCACCGGCTGGCTCAACAAGAAGCAGCTTGCCGAGCATCTCACGCGGCTGGAGGAAGCAGGCAAGCGCGACCATCGCAAGCTGGGCGCGGAGATGGACCTGTTCCACCTCCAGCAGGAAGCGCATGGCAGCGTCTTCTGGCACCCCAAGGGCTATATCATCTGGCGCCAGCTCGAATCCTATATGCGCCGCGCGATCGACGATGCCGGCTATCGCGAGGTGAAGACGCCGCAGGTGATGGATGCGCGCCAGTGGGAAGTGTCCGGCCATTGGGGCAAATATCGCGAGAATATGTTCGTCATCCCCGACGAAGTGCCCAATGTCGAGGATGAAGGGCCGCTGGTGTCGAACGATGCCGACTGGATGGCCCTGAAGCCCATGAACTGCCCGGCGCATGTCCTGATCTTCCGTCAGGGGATCAAGAGCTATCGCGACCTGCCGCTGCGCTTCTACGAAAATGGCTGCTGTCACCGCAATGAGCCGCATGGCGCGTTGCACGGCCTGATGCGCGTGCGCCAGTTCACGCAGGACGACGCGCATATCTTCTGCCGCGAGGACCAGATCGTCGAGGAAGTCCGCGCCTTCTGCGCGCTGGCCGACCGCATCTACAAGGATTTCGGCTTCACCTACTCGATCAAGCTGGCGCTGCGCCCCGAAAAGCGCTTCGGCAGCGAGGAGATGTGGGACAAGGCCGAGGAAGAGCTGCGCAACGCGGTCGCGGCGGCAGGCCTCAACACCCCCGAATTTGGCTGGGAAGAACTGCCGGGCGAAGGCGCCTTCTACGCGCCCAAGCTGGAATGGCATCTGACCGACGCGATCGGCCGTACCTGGCAGGTCGGCACGATCCAGTCCGACCGCGTGTTGCCGGAACGACTCGACGCAAGCTATGTGGGCGAGGATGGCGAACGGCACCGCCCGGTGATGCTCCACCGCGCGATCTTCGGTTCCTATGAGCGCTTCATCGGCATATTGATCGAGCATTATGCGGGCAAATTCCCGCTCTGGCTGGCGCCGGTGCAGGCGGTGGTGGCGACCATCGTGTCCGACGCCGACGATTATGCAAACCAGGCGGTGGACAAGCTACGCGCGGCCGGCATCCGCGCCGAACTCGACATCCGCA
- a CDS encoding biopolymer transporter ExbD: protein MASSFAKPTGPDGAIPMAEMNTTPLIDVMLVLLIMFIITIPIQTHSVAVELPGQTQELPMEMNPIKNKVGIDADGVIRWNGAAIDRLTLRQYLAASLRRPVEPELQFQPDAAARYMAVDAVLADIKRAGVTKLGFVGNERYGQF, encoded by the coding sequence ATGGCTTCGAGCTTCGCAAAACCCACTGGCCCGGATGGGGCCATCCCGATGGCGGAAATGAACACGACGCCGCTGATCGACGTGATGCTGGTGCTGCTCATCATGTTCATCATCACCATCCCGATCCAGACGCACAGCGTGGCCGTGGAATTACCGGGGCAGACGCAGGAACTGCCGATGGAAATGAACCCGATCAAGAACAAGGTCGGCATCGATGCGGACGGCGTGATCCGCTGGAACGGCGCGGCGATCGACCGGCTGACCTTGCGCCAATATCTGGCCGCGTCGCTGCGGAGGCCGGTCGAGCCGGAGTTGCAGTTCCAGCCCGACGCGGCCGCCCGCTACATGGCCGTCGATGCGGTGCTGGCCGACATCAAGCGCGCGGGCGTGACCAAGCTGGGTTTTGTGGGGAACGAGCGTTACGGCCAGTTCTGA